A portion of the Actomonas aquatica genome contains these proteins:
- a CDS encoding sulfatase family protein: MKIRLAFALAPILALLSPLLTAGPVATPPPNVVIIYADDLGYGDLGCFGAEDIATPHLDRLAVDGIKFTDFYSAAHVCSPSRAALLTGRIPQRMGIGGVFFPESFTGMPTDELTLAELLHNQGYATAAVGKWHLGHHHRYLPLQRGFDEYFGIPYSNDMESTVYLEGNDVVDFAPDQRFTTRTYTERAVDFIRRHPDGPFFLYLAHNMPHVPIYASPEFEGTSQRGLYGDVIQELDWSVGQIRAALEAQGLLENTLIVFSSDNGPWHVMRDHGGSAAHLREGKQFTFDGGMRVPTVAMWPAGIKAGQVYEAVAVMTDWMITIAALTGAELPTDRAYDGENLQPVFAGTGPRADNTFLFYDGMTLSGYREGDWKLKLPYAGFPGARWKHQVAPHPLLLVNLRDDPGEQHNLADAMPEKVAAMRTAMEAAHAAKGPFPPPLVLRSNADESHFDHLEETYGERFWEF; the protein is encoded by the coding sequence ATGAAGATCCGACTCGCCTTCGCTCTGGCGCCAATACTTGCGCTGCTCTCTCCCCTGCTCACCGCCGGTCCAGTCGCAACCCCTCCACCCAATGTCGTCATCATCTACGCCGACGATCTGGGCTACGGTGACCTCGGCTGTTTCGGCGCCGAAGACATCGCCACGCCCCACCTCGATCGCCTCGCGGTCGACGGGATCAAGTTCACCGATTTCTACAGTGCCGCCCACGTCTGCTCGCCGTCGCGCGCCGCGCTGCTCACCGGTCGCATTCCGCAACGCATGGGCATCGGCGGCGTGTTTTTCCCGGAGTCCTTCACTGGCATGCCGACCGACGAACTCACCCTTGCTGAGCTGCTGCACAATCAGGGTTACGCCACCGCGGCGGTCGGGAAATGGCACCTCGGCCACCACCATCGCTACCTGCCGTTGCAGCGTGGCTTCGATGAATACTTCGGCATCCCCTACTCCAACGACATGGAGAGCACGGTGTATTTGGAAGGCAATGATGTCGTCGACTTCGCGCCCGACCAACGCTTCACCACCCGCACCTACACCGAGCGCGCCGTCGACTTCATCCGCCGCCACCCGGACGGACCGTTCTTCCTCTACCTCGCGCACAACATGCCGCACGTGCCGATCTACGCTTCGCCCGAGTTCGAAGGCACCTCGCAGCGCGGTCTCTATGGCGACGTCATTCAGGAGCTCGACTGGAGTGTCGGTCAGATCCGCGCCGCACTCGAAGCCCAAGGCCTGCTGGAGAACACCCTCATCGTCTTTTCCAGCGACAACGGACCGTGGCACGTCATGCGCGATCACGGCGGATCGGCCGCCCACCTGCGCGAGGGCAAACAGTTCACCTTCGACGGCGGCATGCGCGTGCCCACCGTCGCCATGTGGCCGGCCGGCATCAAAGCCGGGCAGGTCTACGAGGCCGTCGCCGTCATGACCGACTGGATGATCACCATTGCCGCCCTCACCGGCGCCGAACTCCCAACCGACCGCGCCTACGACGGCGAAAACCTCCAGCCTGTCTTCGCCGGCACCGGCCCGCGCGCGGACAATACCTTCCTCTTCTATGACGGCATGACGCTCTCCGGCTACCGTGAGGGCGACTGGAAGCTCAAACTGCCCTACGCGGGATTCCCCGGCGCGCGCTGGAAACACCAGGTCGCGCCCCACCCGCTGCTGTTGGTGAACCTGCGTGACGATCCCGGCGAACAACACAACCTCGCCGACGCCATGCCGGAAAAGGTGGCCGCGATGCGGACCGCCATGGAAGCCGCCCACGCCGCCAAAGGCCCCTTTCCGCCGCCCCTCGTGCTGCGCAGCAACGCCGACGAGTCGCACTTCGATCACCTTGAAGAAACCTACGGCGAACGCTTCTGGGAGTTCTGA
- a CDS encoding carboxylesterase/lipase family protein: protein MNPARLLRCLAGAVVGLVAATLPVLAQDSTPVRVTTSAGAVEGLSTAAGAVNAFKGIPYAAPPVGELRWQPPQPVAPWSGVRAAHNFAPRAMQVHIWDDMRFFDDGPSEDCLYLNVWQPAAAAQADANAALPVMVWIHGGGFFAGATSEPRQDGTQLAQEGVIVVSMNYRMGVFGFLAHPELAAESPVGASGNYGLLDMVAALRWVSDNIAAFGGDPANVTIFGESAGSMAVSTLMASPEAKGLFHRAIGQSGSALGGPLPDLATATARGAEFAAAIDAPTLAELRALPAAELLTRSVDWGRFRPNVDGLLLTATPQRVFARGEQARVPLLAGWTLDEGGPAALTGRAEPTLAHMQLAARERFGIFAERFLTAYSASNDAEAARAAADYGGDRFIGFSTWNWLEEHRRTSGQPVYRYLFDRLVPLSASLSQPGDQPRAAHSWDIEYAFNVLNSKDAPWTDADYALADRMSAYWANFARAGDPNADGLPVWPTYTPANDHPVMHLHPEARVTFDDHRARYEFLGDPSIPFVPDWTLAGSAIHQQVPPPAGFSRPSVVIDQPIGVFDGQADIGGPYLPGRASYEPGNDTYSLTSASSNIWYFRDEFRYLWKQMEGDVTLAADVRFPQGAGYFDRKAVLVIRQDLDDNSQQVMSALHGGGLVHLAYRAEKGADMAEAVHVETDYARLRLGIQKAGTQFTLWVSYDGEPMHQLGEPFELAFDGPFYVGIGFCSHQPLTYDSTAVSEVVLENRAGALRD, encoded by the coding sequence ATGAACCCCGCCCGTTTGCTCCGCTGTCTCGCGGGGGCAGTCGTCGGCCTCGTTGCCGCGACCCTGCCCGTCCTCGCTCAAGATTCCACTCCGGTTCGCGTCACCACGTCCGCCGGCGCCGTCGAAGGACTCTCCACCGCCGCTGGCGCGGTGAATGCCTTCAAAGGCATTCCCTACGCCGCCCCACCCGTCGGCGAGCTGCGTTGGCAACCGCCCCAGCCCGTCGCCCCGTGGTCCGGCGTGCGCGCCGCCCACAACTTCGCCCCCCGCGCCATGCAGGTGCACATCTGGGACGACATGCGCTTCTTCGACGACGGTCCCAGTGAGGACTGTCTCTATCTCAACGTCTGGCAACCGGCCGCCGCCGCCCAAGCCGATGCCAACGCCGCCCTGCCCGTCATGGTCTGGATCCACGGCGGCGGTTTCTTCGCCGGCGCGACCAGCGAACCACGCCAGGACGGCACCCAACTCGCCCAAGAGGGCGTCATCGTCGTCTCGATGAACTACCGCATGGGCGTCTTCGGTTTCCTCGCCCACCCCGAGCTCGCCGCCGAGTCTCCCGTCGGCGCCTCCGGCAACTACGGCCTGCTCGACATGGTCGCCGCCCTACGCTGGGTGAGCGACAACATCGCAGCCTTTGGTGGCGACCCGGCCAACGTCACCATCTTCGGCGAATCCGCCGGCTCCATGGCCGTGAGCACCCTCATGGCCTCCCCGGAGGCGAAGGGCCTCTTCCACCGCGCCATCGGCCAAAGCGGCAGCGCCCTCGGCGGCCCCCTGCCCGACCTCGCCACCGCCACCGCGCGCGGCGCCGAGTTTGCCGCCGCGATCGATGCGCCCACCCTCGCCGAGCTGCGCGCCCTCCCCGCCGCGGAACTGCTCACCCGCTCGGTGGACTGGGGCCGCTTCCGCCCCAATGTCGACGGACTCCTCCTCACCGCCACGCCCCAACGCGTCTTCGCCCGCGGCGAACAGGCCCGCGTCCCGCTGCTCGCCGGCTGGACCCTCGATGAGGGCGGACCCGCCGCCCTTACTGGCCGCGCCGAACCCACCCTCGCCCACATGCAGCTCGCCGCCCGCGAACGCTTCGGCATTTTTGCCGAACGATTCCTCACCGCGTATTCAGCTTCCAATGACGCCGAGGCCGCCCGCGCCGCCGCCGACTACGGGGGCGATCGCTTCATCGGCTTCTCCACCTGGAACTGGCTCGAGGAGCACCGCCGCACCAGCGGCCAGCCGGTTTACCGCTACCTCTTCGACCGCCTCGTGCCGCTCAGCGCCTCGCTCTCGCAGCCCGGCGACCAACCGCGCGCCGCCCACTCCTGGGACATCGAATACGCCTTCAACGTGCTCAACTCCAAGGACGCGCCCTGGACCGACGCCGACTACGCGCTCGCCGATCGCATGTCCGCCTACTGGGCCAACTTCGCCCGCGCCGGCGACCCCAACGCCGACGGCCTGCCGGTCTGGCCGACCTACACCCCGGCCAACGACCACCCGGTCATGCACCTGCATCCGGAGGCCCGCGTGACCTTCGACGATCATCGCGCCCGTTACGAATTTTTGGGCGACCCCAGCATCCCCTTCGTGCCCGACTGGACCCTCGCCGGCTCCGCCATCCACCAGCAAGTGCCGCCGCCCGCCGGGTTCTCGCGCCCAAGCGTCGTGATCGATCAACCCATCGGCGTCTTCGACGGCCAGGCCGACATCGGCGGCCCCTACCTGCCGGGACGCGCCAGCTATGAGCCGGGCAACGACACCTACAGCCTCACCTCGGCCAGCTCCAACATCTGGTATTTTCGCGACGAGTTCCGCTACCTCTGGAAACAGATGGAGGGAGACGTCACCCTCGCCGCCGACGTGCGTTTCCCGCAGGGCGCGGGTTACTTCGATCGCAAGGCCGTGCTGGTCATCCGTCAGGACCTCGACGACAACAGCCAGCAGGTCATGAGCGCCCTGCACGGCGGTGGCCTGGTGCATCTCGCCTACCGCGCGGAGAAGGGCGCCGACATGGCCGAAGCCGTGCACGTCGAGACCGACTACGCCCGCCTGCGCCTCGGTATCCAAAAAGCGGGCACACAATTCACCCTCTGGGTCAGCTATGACGGCGAACCGATGCACCAGCTCGGCGAGCCGTTTGAGTTGGCCTTCGACGGCCCCTTCTACGTCGGCATCGGCTTCTGCTCCCACCAGCCCCTCACCTACGACAGCACCGCCGTGTCGGAGGTCGTGCTCGAAAACCGCGCCGGCGCCTTGCGCGACTGA
- a CDS encoding sulfatase-like hydrolase/transferase, with protein sequence MTASDRPADRRSFDWSPLLVALALTLTALVLVPGEVYLANQSDLLIHLGDALRYGGVLALLAALPIAGGLGLLRGRGRERGVAMALVATLLCWVHGYVLVWSYGVLDGSGIAWSDYRGREVIDAALWVVGLAVAWWQAPAIARQARFGALALVAMQVISLVLAERRAYESDLDFFKGYFVEKDARFDFSTERNVVVFVVDEYQADIFGEAIASQPDYATGFDGFTYFPNTLAGFNFTEFAIPAILTGRIYDNQEPRPQFLREAYLGPSLPVRMQEAGYHVELYPWRGFANESVYYHEAVASNFQQRPISVEQKRREVARLVDLALFRCLPQFAKRWVHNDERWRLTAVFAGGETASSEGGEATGAVPANSTELGANDTIDWVLLHWAREPGTGNDKITTNATQPSFKFFHLTGIHVPIKFNRKLEHGRYPYTREAYSEHAEAYAKFLLAFVGRLKDAGIYDQTMIVIAGDHGSGRQPPLYLNPGQGEEAQRLNPVASRGNFQRDKARGAPLLLVKPFGARGTLAESQAPAAVTDIPATVLAAVGAEPTARPVLDRHPEFVGQSVFALPDAANDPRARYYGAMQWAKERSDYVNTITLWRVQGHVWEDASWSLAERLERPAAESADEAPE encoded by the coding sequence ATGACTGCTTCCGACCGCCCTGCTGACCGCCGTTCCTTTGACTGGAGCCCCCTGCTGGTTGCGCTGGCGCTGACGCTGACTGCGTTGGTGCTCGTGCCTGGTGAGGTGTATCTCGCCAACCAGTCCGATCTGCTGATCCACCTCGGGGATGCGTTGCGCTACGGCGGTGTGCTCGCGCTGCTGGCGGCGCTGCCGATTGCCGGTGGGTTGGGTCTGTTGCGCGGTCGCGGCCGGGAACGCGGGGTGGCGATGGCGCTGGTGGCCACGCTGTTGTGCTGGGTGCACGGATACGTGCTGGTGTGGAGCTATGGTGTGCTCGATGGCAGCGGCATCGCTTGGAGCGACTATCGGGGCCGCGAAGTGATCGACGCCGCCTTGTGGGTCGTCGGGCTGGCGGTCGCCTGGTGGCAGGCGCCGGCGATTGCGCGGCAGGCGCGTTTTGGCGCGTTGGCGCTGGTGGCGATGCAGGTAATCTCGCTCGTGCTGGCGGAGCGCCGGGCCTACGAATCGGACCTCGATTTCTTCAAAGGCTACTTCGTGGAGAAGGACGCGCGTTTCGATTTTTCGACCGAGCGCAACGTGGTCGTGTTTGTGGTCGATGAGTATCAGGCCGACATCTTCGGCGAGGCCATCGCGAGTCAGCCGGACTACGCCACGGGCTTTGATGGCTTCACCTATTTTCCGAACACCCTGGCGGGTTTCAACTTCACGGAGTTTGCCATTCCGGCGATCCTGACCGGGCGCATCTACGACAACCAGGAACCGCGGCCGCAGTTTCTGCGCGAGGCCTACCTGGGCCCTTCACTCCCAGTGCGGATGCAAGAGGCGGGTTATCACGTGGAGCTGTATCCATGGCGTGGATTCGCCAACGAGTCGGTCTATTACCACGAGGCCGTGGCGAGCAATTTCCAGCAGCGGCCGATTTCCGTGGAGCAGAAGCGTCGCGAAGTGGCGCGACTGGTGGATCTGGCGCTGTTTCGTTGCCTGCCGCAGTTTGCCAAACGCTGGGTGCACAACGATGAACGCTGGCGGCTGACGGCGGTGTTTGCGGGGGGCGAAACCGCGTCGTCAGAGGGGGGCGAGGCGACGGGAGCGGTCCCGGCCAATTCGACCGAACTCGGTGCCAACGATACGATCGACTGGGTCCTGTTGCACTGGGCGCGGGAGCCCGGCACGGGTAACGACAAGATCACCACCAACGCGACCCAACCGAGCTTCAAGTTCTTCCACCTCACCGGCATCCATGTGCCGATCAAATTCAACCGGAAGCTGGAGCACGGCCGTTATCCCTACACGCGCGAAGCCTACAGCGAACACGCCGAGGCTTACGCGAAGTTCCTCTTGGCTTTCGTCGGCCGCCTGAAGGACGCGGGCATCTACGACCAGACCATGATCGTGATCGCGGGGGATCACGGCAGTGGCCGTCAGCCCCCGCTGTATCTGAACCCGGGGCAGGGCGAGGAGGCGCAGCGGCTGAATCCGGTGGCGTCGCGCGGCAACTTCCAACGCGACAAGGCGCGCGGGGCCCCGCTGCTGCTGGTGAAACCCTTTGGGGCACGGGGGACCTTGGCGGAAAGTCAGGCCCCGGCGGCGGTGACCGATATTCCGGCGACGGTGTTGGCGGCGGTGGGAGCCGAGCCGACGGCGCGGCCGGTGTTGGATCGGCATCCGGAGTTTGTGGGTCAGTCGGTCTTTGCCCTGCCGGATGCGGCTAATGATCCGCGTGCGCGCTATTACGGCGCGATGCAATGGGCCAAGGAGCGTAGCGATTATGTGAATACGATCACCCTGTGGCGCGTGCAGGGCCACGTGTGGGAGGATGCCTCGTGGTCGTTGGCCGAGCGTTTGGAGCGGCCGGCAGCGGAGTCAGCGGACGAAGCGCCGGAGTGA
- a CDS encoding sigma-70 family RNA polymerase sigma factor — translation MDDSELAALFARLEQGDATAMDDLLPIVYDELHRIAVRKMATERVGHTLQPTALVNEAWLRLGGDQQPLWKNRGHFFSAAAEAMRRILIDQARRKQADRRGGGLEHVRFDRTGVDLADVDESDEELLLLNDALEELAAVDPRRAELVKQRYFVGLTYDEVADLSGLSLRTVKRDWEYARAWLHDRIDRLRRGQA, via the coding sequence GTGGACGATTCCGAATTGGCGGCTCTCTTTGCACGGCTTGAGCAGGGTGATGCGACGGCGATGGATGATTTGCTGCCGATCGTTTACGATGAACTCCACCGCATCGCGGTGCGCAAGATGGCGACGGAGCGTGTGGGTCACACGCTGCAACCCACGGCCTTGGTCAACGAAGCGTGGTTGCGCCTGGGCGGCGACCAGCAGCCCCTGTGGAAGAACCGCGGTCATTTTTTCTCGGCGGCGGCCGAGGCCATGCGGCGCATCCTCATCGATCAGGCGCGCCGCAAGCAGGCTGATCGGCGCGGTGGCGGACTCGAGCACGTGCGTTTTGATCGCACGGGGGTCGATCTGGCCGACGTGGACGAGAGCGATGAGGAATTGCTGTTGTTGAACGATGCGCTGGAGGAACTGGCGGCGGTGGACCCGCGGCGCGCCGAGTTGGTGAAGCAGCGTTATTTTGTCGGTCTCACCTATGATGAGGTGGCGGACCTGTCGGGCTTGTCGCTGCGCACGGTGAAGCGGGATTGGGAGTATGCGCGGGCGTGGCTGCACGATCGCATCGACCGGTTGCGGCGCGGCCAAGCCTAA
- a CDS encoding ECF-type sigma factor, whose protein sequence is MDDAKLAALVARIEAGDTEAAAELLPVVYKELRLMAAGKMDQERAGQTLQPTALVHEAWLRLGGDARGTARWWRFMRQRRGWKPRPLGSGE, encoded by the coding sequence GTGGACGACGCGAAACTGGCCGCGCTCGTTGCGCGTATCGAAGCAGGGGATACCGAGGCTGCTGCTGAGTTATTGCCGGTCGTCTACAAGGAACTTCGCTTGATGGCCGCGGGCAAGATGGACCAAGAGCGGGCGGGGCAGACCTTGCAGCCGACCGCGTTGGTGCACGAGGCGTGGTTGCGGCTGGGCGGAGATGCGCGAGGCACGGCGCGGTGGTGGCGGTTCATGAGGCAACGCCGAGGCTGGAAGCCTCGGCCACTTGGCTCGGGAGAGTAG
- a CDS encoding glycosyl hydrolase family 28-related protein: MSAPRSLRSFALLLLLLSPALLYAQTWSSSLYPTDWSPPHESGIHDFLTGAFLQDFSYAGYAQSAAPLPAPTGPLFDAVATYGADPTGQADATAAIQAAIDAAGAAGGGVVWLPAGHYRLSLPTDAEACLTLRNSHVVLRGAGPDLTFLHNTTTTMRNARVVLARPASNGSWNTTASTPVLLSRDEPGPTREVQVADVSDFAVGDTIVLHHPATAAFIADLHMGPGADGVDWTPSIDRIRGPRSLHRIESIDTNNRTLTLDSPTRWYLLTRDGARAYRSTSLLTGVGVEHLSIGNDAHPGDGWAESDYSDPTRAAYDTHNSFLVELRGVHGGWVRDLQSYNPGNANGAHLLSNGVLLNYSRQITVRDVVIAHTQYGGGGGNGYGIRLSSANDCLVMDCETGWMRHGIVMWHIDNAGNVVTGNHDHDTGTQLGNGVATTTAGKGSDHHGVFSHSNLIDANTVTRSYFEAAYRGASGSDPSHALSAAQSVFWNTTGHAYYPGRNYIVHSQQFGTGYVIGTQGNASAINLSEKRPLSAERTDPLDHAEGIGQGATLEPQSLFRDQLARRLGSTANWLLHPITLVAAPSAQTAATGADVTLSVSVATGPGETPHYQWFKDNTPLPDRDAPTLQLTNLTAADAGSYHVTVTDSTGRVTSPAVAVTVTPSTEPEPEPEPTVGGRLSNESVLTTILPDRSLTVGFTLETASTQVLLRGVGPSLATFIPTAPLADPRLTLHRIDPAGATLLALNTAWGEETSLRSASATVGAFPLSSPADTALLEWLAPGNYTAVLTSENDTQGPALVELYLLPVGGPADPPPGHLVNLSALRLLDPDTPTLTAGFVLAGDEARTVLLRAVGPSLAPHVGTSPVLADPLLTLHHIVDGLATELEHVDDWSTRADATAIAAAAATVGAFALSEPSEDAALLAELTPGSYTVRADRQGTDTGLTLVEVYLLP, from the coding sequence GTGTCCGCCCCTCGCTCGCTCCGCTCCTTTGCCCTCCTGCTGCTCCTCCTCTCGCCTGCGCTGCTTTACGCCCAGACGTGGAGCTCCAGCCTCTATCCGACCGACTGGAGCCCCCCGCACGAATCCGGCATCCATGACTTCCTGACCGGCGCCTTCCTCCAGGACTTTTCCTACGCCGGCTACGCCCAATCGGCCGCGCCGCTGCCCGCGCCCACCGGACCGCTCTTCGATGCCGTCGCCACCTACGGCGCCGACCCGACGGGCCAGGCCGATGCCACCGCCGCCATCCAGGCCGCCATCGACGCCGCCGGGGCCGCGGGCGGCGGCGTGGTGTGGTTGCCCGCCGGTCACTACCGCCTCTCCCTGCCGACCGACGCCGAGGCCTGCCTCACCCTCCGCAACTCCCACGTGGTGCTGCGCGGGGCCGGCCCGGACCTAACCTTCCTGCACAATACCACCACGACGATGCGCAACGCCCGCGTCGTGCTCGCCCGTCCCGCCAGCAATGGCAGTTGGAACACCACCGCCAGCACCCCCGTGCTGCTCAGCCGCGATGAACCCGGTCCCACTCGCGAGGTGCAGGTGGCCGACGTTTCCGATTTCGCCGTCGGTGACACCATCGTGCTGCACCACCCCGCCACCGCCGCCTTCATCGCCGATCTGCACATGGGCCCCGGCGCCGATGGCGTGGACTGGACCCCGTCGATCGACCGCATCCGCGGCCCCCGCAGCCTGCATCGTATCGAATCTATTGATACGAACAACCGCACCCTCACGCTCGATTCCCCCACCCGTTGGTATCTGCTCACCCGCGACGGCGCCCGCGCCTACCGGTCGACCTCGTTGCTCACCGGCGTCGGAGTGGAGCATCTCAGCATCGGCAACGACGCCCACCCCGGGGACGGCTGGGCGGAGTCGGACTACTCCGACCCCACTCGCGCCGCCTACGACACCCACAATAGTTTTCTGGTCGAGCTGCGCGGCGTGCACGGCGGCTGGGTGCGCGACCTGCAGTCCTACAATCCCGGCAACGCCAACGGCGCCCACCTGCTCTCCAATGGCGTGCTGCTCAACTACAGCCGCCAGATCACCGTGCGCGACGTGGTCATCGCCCACACCCAATACGGTGGCGGCGGTGGCAACGGTTACGGCATCCGCCTGAGCTCGGCAAACGACTGCCTCGTCATGGACTGCGAGACCGGGTGGATGCGCCATGGCATCGTGATGTGGCATATCGACAACGCCGGCAACGTGGTCACCGGCAACCACGACCACGACACCGGCACCCAACTCGGCAACGGCGTCGCCACCACCACCGCCGGCAAGGGCAGCGATCACCACGGCGTGTTCAGCCACTCCAACCTCATCGACGCCAACACCGTCACCCGCTCCTACTTCGAAGCCGCCTACCGCGGCGCCTCCGGTTCCGATCCGAGCCATGCCTTGAGCGCCGCTCAATCCGTGTTCTGGAACACCACCGGTCACGCCTACTACCCGGGCCGCAACTACATCGTGCACAGCCAGCAGTTTGGCACCGGCTACGTGATCGGCACCCAGGGCAACGCGAGCGCCATCAACCTCTCCGAGAAACGTCCGCTCTCTGCCGAGCGCACCGACCCACTCGATCACGCCGAAGGGATCGGTCAGGGCGCGACTCTCGAACCGCAGTCCCTCTTCCGCGATCAACTCGCCCGCCGCCTCGGCTCGACGGCCAACTGGCTGCTGCATCCGATCACCCTCGTCGCCGCGCCGTCCGCTCAAACCGCCGCCACCGGGGCCGACGTCACGCTCTCCGTCAGTGTGGCCACGGGACCCGGCGAGACACCGCACTACCAGTGGTTCAAGGACAACACCCCGTTGCCCGATCGCGATGCCCCCACCCTCCAGCTCACCAACCTGACCGCCGCCGATGCCGGGAGCTACCATGTCACCGTGACCGATTCCACTGGCCGCGTCACCAGCCCCGCCGTCGCCGTCACTGTCACGCCAAGCACCGAGCCGGAACCCGAGCCCGAGCCCACCGTCGGCGGTCGCCTCAGCAACGAATCGGTGCTCACCACCATTCTGCCCGACCGCAGCCTCACGGTGGGTTTCACCCTCGAGACCGCCTCCACCCAAGTCCTGCTGCGCGGCGTGGGCCCATCGCTCGCCACCTTCATCCCCACCGCCCCCCTCGCCGACCCGCGGCTCACGCTGCATCGCATCGATCCCGCCGGCGCCACCTTGCTCGCGCTCAACACCGCCTGGGGCGAAGAGACCTCGCTGCGCTCGGCCAGCGCGACGGTCGGCGCCTTTCCGCTCAGCTCGCCCGCCGACACTGCGCTGCTCGAATGGCTCGCCCCCGGCAACTACACCGCCGTGCTCACCAGCGAAAACGACACCCAGGGCCCGGCCCTCGTGGAGCTCTACCTCCTGCCCGTCGGCGGCCCGGCCGACCCACCGCCCGGACACCTCGTCAACCTTTCCGCGTTGCGCCTGCTCGACCCCGATACCCCGACCCTCACCGCGGGTTTTGTGCTCGCCGGCGATGAAGCCCGCACCGTGCTCCTGCGCGCGGTCGGCCCGTCGCTCGCGCCTCACGTCGGCACCTCACCTGTATTGGCGGATCCACTACTCACGCTCCATCACATCGTCGACGGCCTGGCCACGGAGCTCGAACACGTCGACGACTGGTCGACCCGCGCAGACGCCACCGCCATCGCCGCAGCGGCCGCAACGGTCGGCGCGTTTGCCTTAAGCGAACCGAGCGAAGACGCCGCCCTGCTCGCCGAACTCACCCCCGGCAGCTACACCGTCCGCGCCGACCGCCAAGGCACCGACACCGGCCTCACCCTCGTCGAAGTTTACCTGCTCCCCTAA
- a CDS encoding class I SAM-dependent methyltransferase translates to MPSALRQEPSSFRDPSGFIFTHDGTLYRAVHRDYLPHLRLLDSSGLRTALTDAGLLIPHEEVAPPCDLPEGFDVVLAPQRVPFISYPYEWCFSQLQEAALATLRIQQLALDHGLTLKDATAYNIQFVDGRPVLIDTLSFEPYVKGSPWVAYRQFCQHFLAPLALMARTHVSLAGLSREHIDGVPLDLAARLLPWSTRFNFGLLTHIRLHARQQRSHGMDARTAAAAKPPRVSELGLRGILDSLSSTTRKLRYQPGGTEWADYYANTNYSDDAFTAKRDLVSAHIRRVAPTTVWDLGANEGVFSRLAVAAGAHTVSFDIDPAAVEKNYRRQRAQKEAGLLPLVLDLTNPSPALGWGHRERQSLAQRGPADLVMALALVHHLAISNNVPLPLIAATFAELGRHLLIEFVPKSDSQVQHLLTSRKDIFPTYHLDGLKAALVPHFELLAEDPVPGSERTLLLARRRA, encoded by the coding sequence ATGCCTTCGGCGCTGCGCCAAGAGCCGTCGTCCTTTCGCGACCCCAGCGGCTTCATCTTCACCCACGACGGCACGCTCTACCGGGCCGTGCATCGCGACTACCTGCCGCATCTTCGCCTGCTGGACTCAAGCGGTCTGCGCACGGCCCTCACCGACGCCGGTCTCCTCATTCCCCACGAGGAAGTTGCACCGCCCTGCGACCTGCCGGAGGGTTTCGACGTCGTGCTCGCGCCGCAGCGCGTGCCCTTCATCTCCTACCCCTACGAGTGGTGCTTCTCCCAACTGCAGGAAGCCGCTCTCGCCACCCTGCGCATTCAACAACTCGCGCTCGATCACGGCCTCACCCTCAAGGACGCCACCGCCTACAACATCCAGTTTGTCGACGGCCGACCCGTGCTCATCGACACCCTGTCCTTCGAGCCCTACGTGAAAGGCAGCCCCTGGGTCGCCTACCGGCAGTTCTGCCAACACTTCCTCGCCCCGCTGGCGCTCATGGCCCGCACCCACGTGTCCCTCGCCGGTCTCAGCCGTGAACACATCGACGGCGTGCCACTCGACCTCGCCGCCCGCCTCCTGCCGTGGTCGACCCGCTTCAACTTCGGCCTGCTCACCCACATCCGCCTGCACGCCCGCCAACAACGCAGCCACGGCATGGACGCCCGGACCGCCGCTGCCGCCAAACCACCGCGCGTGAGCGAGCTCGGTCTGCGCGGCATCCTCGACAGCCTCAGCTCCACCACGCGCAAACTGCGCTACCAACCCGGCGGCACCGAGTGGGCCGACTACTACGCCAACACCAACTACAGCGACGACGCCTTCACCGCCAAACGTGACCTCGTCTCCGCCCATATTCGCCGCGTCGCCCCGACCACCGTCTGGGACCTCGGCGCCAATGAAGGGGTGTTCAGCCGCCTCGCCGTCGCAGCCGGCGCGCACACGGTGTCATTCGACATCGATCCGGCCGCCGTGGAGAAAAACTACCGCCGCCAGCGCGCCCAAAAAGAGGCCGGTCTGCTCCCGCTCGTGCTCGATCTCACCAACCCGTCGCCCGCGCTCGGTTGGGGTCACCGCGAACGCCAGTCCCTCGCTCAACGCGGTCCGGCCGACCTCGTCATGGCGCTCGCCCTCGTGCACCACCTGGCGATCTCCAACAACGTGCCGCTGCCCCTCATCGCCGCCACCTTCGCCGAACTCGGTCGCCACCTGCTCATCGAGTTTGTGCCCAAGTCCGACTCTCAGGTGCAGCACCTGCTCACCTCGCGAAAGGACATTTTCCCCACCTACCATCTCGACGGGCTCAAAGCCGCCCTGGTCCCGCACTTCGAGCTCCTCGCCGAGGACCCCGTGCCCGGCTCCGAACGCACCCTCCTCCTCGCCCGCCGGCGGGCGTGA